In a single window of the Luteolibacter yonseiensis genome:
- the atpA gene encoding F0F1 ATP synthase subunit alpha, with amino-acid sequence MSSILQELEQQIAGIASSVQKTNVGTVRTVGDGVAKVEGLSDVMLNEMIEFGGGVTGMALNLEESEVGVVLLGDYAAVKEGAECRTTGKLLSVPVGEAVLGRVVNALGAPIDGKGDIAASAYYPMEKIAPGIIKRKSVSVPVQTGIMSIDAMIPVGRGQRELIIGDRATGKTTIAVDTIISQAQQNKAAEQGKLQNHKPLYCIYVAIGQKLSNVARTQKILEDAGAMEYTTIVSASASDAAAMQYLAPYAGCAIAEYLMDKGQDVLIVFDDLSKHAVAYRQVSLILRRPSGREAYPGDVFYLHSRLLERSARLSENAGGGSLTALPIIETQAGDVSAYIPTNVISITDGQIFLETDLFYQGIRPAISVGLSVSRVGSACQTKTIKSVAGTTKLDLAQFRELQAFAQFGSDLDASTKKKLDRGARIVELFKQNQYSPLSMELESIYLFAMQNGYFDDVAVSDVKRFQGALGEFFSTRKSDLLDKIRNEKPDLKKDADAVAAVKLAIEDFKKSWK; translated from the coding sequence ATGAGCAGCATCCTCCAAGAACTCGAACAACAGATCGCCGGCATCGCGTCGTCCGTCCAAAAAACAAACGTCGGCACCGTTCGCACCGTCGGTGACGGCGTGGCCAAAGTCGAAGGCCTCTCCGACGTCATGCTCAACGAGATGATCGAGTTCGGTGGCGGCGTCACCGGTATGGCGCTCAACCTTGAGGAGAGCGAAGTCGGTGTCGTGCTCCTCGGAGACTATGCGGCGGTCAAGGAAGGTGCGGAATGCCGCACGACCGGCAAGCTTCTTTCCGTGCCTGTCGGCGAGGCCGTTCTCGGCCGCGTTGTCAACGCGCTCGGAGCGCCGATCGACGGCAAGGGCGACATCGCCGCCTCCGCCTATTACCCGATGGAGAAGATCGCGCCGGGCATCATCAAGCGGAAATCCGTTTCCGTGCCCGTGCAGACCGGCATCATGTCCATCGACGCCATGATCCCCGTCGGCCGCGGCCAGCGCGAGCTCATCATCGGTGACCGCGCCACTGGCAAAACCACCATCGCGGTGGACACCATCATCTCCCAAGCGCAGCAGAACAAGGCTGCCGAGCAGGGCAAGCTGCAGAACCACAAGCCCCTCTATTGTATCTACGTCGCCATCGGCCAGAAACTCTCCAACGTCGCCCGGACCCAGAAGATCCTGGAAGACGCGGGTGCCATGGAATACACCACCATCGTTTCCGCATCCGCATCGGATGCCGCGGCCATGCAATACCTCGCTCCTTATGCGGGTTGCGCCATCGCCGAATACCTCATGGACAAGGGTCAGGACGTCCTGATCGTGTTCGACGACCTTTCCAAGCACGCCGTCGCCTACCGTCAGGTTTCGCTGATCCTTCGCCGCCCATCCGGTCGTGAGGCTTATCCAGGTGACGTTTTCTACCTTCACAGCCGCCTGCTCGAGCGTTCCGCCCGTCTTTCCGAAAACGCGGGTGGTGGTTCGCTCACCGCGCTGCCGATCATCGAAACCCAGGCCGGCGACGTTTCCGCTTACATTCCGACGAACGTGATTTCCATCACGGACGGCCAGATCTTCCTGGAAACCGACCTTTTCTACCAAGGCATCCGTCCCGCGATCTCGGTCGGTCTCTCCGTTTCCCGTGTGGGTTCCGCCTGCCAGACCAAGACCATCAAGTCCGTGGCCGGTACGACGAAGCTCGACCTCGCTCAGTTCCGCGAGCTTCAGGCCTTCGCCCAGTTCGGTTCCGACCTGGACGCCTCCACCAAGAAGAAGCTCGATCGCGGTGCCCGCATCGTCGAACTCTTCAAGCAGAACCAGTACAGCCCGCTTTCCATGGAGCTTGAGTCAATCTACCTGTTCGCCATGCAGAACGGTTACTTCGACGATGTGGCTGTCTCGGATGTGAAACGCTTCCAAGGCGCTCTCGGCGAATTCTTCAGCACCCGCAAGAGCGACCTGCTGGACAAGATCCGCAACGAAAAGCCGGACCTCAAGAAGGATGCCGACGCGGTCGCCGCGGTGAAGCTGGCGATCGAGGACTTCAAGAAGAGCTGGAAGTAA
- the atpG gene encoding ATP synthase F1 subunit gamma: MANLRDIRRRIKSVKNTAQITRAMQLVAAAKMKKAQDQALAGREYAKQLSGVLQDISESFSEATHALLEKRAGNRELVIVISTDKGLCGAINTNLAKVVRRDTSATAEFVTIGRKLRVMLEKQNRKVVADFTVKDPVPFSDARSIASLVSKLFLDGSYDKVSVAYTRFVNTMNQVPEVVQLLPVEPPTDAGEHTDTNDFLFEPTPEDVLSAILPLYVNFRVFQSLVEARASEHSARMVAMKSATDNAKKFIKELTLEYNKLRQGAITAELLEITTAMKAME, encoded by the coding sequence GTGGCAAACCTCCGAGACATCCGCCGGCGCATCAAGTCGGTCAAGAACACCGCGCAAATCACCCGCGCGATGCAGCTTGTCGCTGCGGCCAAGATGAAGAAGGCCCAGGACCAGGCGCTGGCCGGTCGCGAGTATGCCAAACAACTCAGCGGAGTCCTTCAGGACATCAGCGAGAGTTTCAGCGAGGCGACCCACGCGCTGCTTGAAAAGCGTGCGGGGAACCGCGAGCTCGTGATCGTCATCTCCACCGACAAGGGGCTTTGCGGTGCCATCAACACCAACCTCGCGAAGGTCGTCCGCCGGGATACTTCCGCCACCGCGGAATTCGTCACTATCGGTCGCAAGCTCCGGGTCATGCTGGAGAAACAGAACCGCAAGGTGGTTGCCGATTTCACGGTGAAGGACCCGGTGCCGTTCTCCGACGCCCGCTCCATCGCAAGCCTTGTTTCCAAGCTGTTCCTCGATGGCAGCTATGACAAGGTTTCGGTCGCCTACACCCGCTTCGTCAACACGATGAACCAGGTGCCGGAAGTCGTCCAACTGCTTCCGGTCGAACCTCCGACCGATGCGGGCGAACACACCGACACCAACGACTTCCTCTTCGAGCCGACGCCCGAGGACGTCCTGAGCGCGATCCTCCCGCTTTACGTGAACTTCCGGGTTTTCCAATCGCTTGTCGAAGCCCGTGCCTCCGAGCACTCCGCGCGTATGGTGGCCATGAAGTCCGCGACGGACAACGCGAAGAAATTCATCAAGGAACTCACGCTCGAATACAACAAGCTCCGCCAGGGAGCGATCACCGCGGAACTCCTCGAAATCACGACCGCCATGAAGGCCATGGAGTGA
- the atpD gene encoding F0F1 ATP synthase subunit beta has product MSNQGTIVQIIGAVIDADFSKASKLPEIFNALEIQYVLNGVDTKLVLEVQQHLGDGWVRAVAMSTTDGLKRGMTLADTGKPIAVPVGKQVLGRIFNVTGDLVDENVPLPDASHRSPIHRPAPTLTEQSATAEVLPTGIKVIDLICPLLKGGKGGMFGGAGVGKTVVIMELINNIAKAHGGFSVFAGVGERTREGNDLYWEMIEGNVIATEKDEHGHVKLNENGTPVLAEGSKVALCYGQMNEPPGARLRVALSALTMAEHFRDEANQDVLLFVDNIFRFSQAGSEVSALLGRTPSAVGYQPTLSEEMAGLQERITSTNKGSITSIQAVYVPADDLTDPAPANTFAHLDSTVVLERSLAEQALFPAVDPLASTSKALAPEIIGTEHYRVARGVQMVLQRYKDLQDIIAILGMDELSDEDKMTVFRARKIQRFLTQPFHVAEVFTNVPGVLCSIEDTVKGFAEILDGKLDDVPEGNFYMKGNIDSVPRN; this is encoded by the coding sequence ATGAGCAACCAAGGAACCATCGTCCAGATCATCGGCGCCGTCATCGACGCTGACTTCTCCAAGGCAAGCAAGCTGCCTGAAATCTTCAACGCTTTGGAGATCCAATACGTCCTGAACGGCGTGGATACCAAGCTCGTGCTCGAAGTGCAGCAACACTTGGGCGACGGCTGGGTGCGTGCGGTTGCCATGTCCACCACGGACGGTCTCAAGCGCGGCATGACCCTTGCCGATACCGGCAAGCCGATCGCCGTGCCGGTTGGAAAGCAGGTTCTCGGCCGTATCTTCAACGTCACCGGTGACCTCGTGGATGAAAACGTTCCTCTTCCGGATGCGAGCCACCGCTCGCCGATCCATCGTCCGGCTCCCACCCTCACCGAGCAATCCGCCACGGCGGAAGTGCTTCCCACCGGTATCAAGGTCATCGACCTCATCTGCCCGTTGCTCAAGGGTGGTAAGGGCGGCATGTTCGGTGGTGCGGGCGTCGGCAAGACCGTCGTCATCATGGAGCTCATCAACAACATCGCGAAAGCACACGGTGGATTCTCCGTCTTCGCCGGTGTGGGTGAGCGGACCCGTGAAGGAAACGACCTCTATTGGGAAATGATCGAGGGCAACGTCATCGCCACCGAAAAGGACGAGCACGGCCACGTGAAACTCAACGAGAACGGCACCCCCGTTCTTGCCGAAGGATCGAAGGTCGCCCTCTGCTATGGCCAGATGAACGAGCCTCCGGGTGCCCGTCTCCGTGTCGCGCTCTCCGCCCTCACCATGGCCGAGCACTTCCGTGACGAAGCGAACCAGGACGTTCTCCTCTTCGTCGACAACATCTTCCGTTTCTCCCAAGCCGGTTCCGAAGTGTCCGCGCTTCTCGGCCGGACGCCTTCCGCCGTGGGTTACCAGCCAACCCTTTCCGAGGAAATGGCCGGCCTCCAGGAGCGGATCACCTCCACCAACAAGGGTTCCATCACCTCCATCCAGGCGGTTTACGTTCCTGCGGACGACTTGACCGACCCGGCTCCCGCGAACACCTTCGCCCACCTTGACTCCACCGTCGTTCTCGAGCGTTCGCTCGCCGAGCAAGCGCTCTTCCCTGCGGTCGATCCACTTGCGTCCACTTCGAAGGCTCTCGCTCCCGAGATCATCGGAACGGAACACTATCGTGTCGCCCGTGGTGTCCAGATGGTTCTCCAGCGTTACAAGGACCTTCAGGACATCATCGCCATCCTTGGTATGGACGAACTGTCCGACGAAGACAAGATGACCGTCTTCCGCGCCCGGAAAATCCAGCGTTTCCTCACCCAGCCGTTCCACGTTGCCGAAGTGTTCACCAACGTTCCCGGCGTCCTTTGCTCCATCGAGGACACCGTCAAGGGCTTCGCTGAAATCCTCGACGGCAAGCTCGACGACGTGCCGGAAGGCAACTTCTACATGAAGGGCAACATCGACTCCGTGCCTCGGAACTAA
- the atpC gene encoding ATP synthase F1 subunit epsilon, with protein sequence MPLQLDIVTPEKKIFSDLVDNVYLPGADGEMGILPQHAGLVTALQPGELRYQRNGKVETLAIGSGFAEVTQTKVIVLTDSALGEAEIDEASVETAIKRAQEKLATVDQNLDPEEAAYLQGLIAKSTAALNLKRKYRH encoded by the coding sequence ATGCCTCTCCAACTCGATATCGTCACCCCTGAGAAGAAGATCTTCTCGGACCTCGTGGACAACGTCTATCTCCCGGGAGCGGACGGCGAAATGGGCATTCTTCCTCAGCACGCCGGTCTCGTCACCGCCTTGCAGCCGGGCGAACTCCGTTATCAACGCAATGGCAAGGTCGAAACCCTCGCCATCGGCTCCGGTTTCGCCGAAGTCACCCAGACCAAGGTCATCGTCCTCACGGACAGCGCCCTCGGTGAGGCGGAGATCGACGAAGCATCCGTCGAAACCGCCATCAAACGCGCTCAGGAAAAGCTCGCCACAGTCGATCAGAACCTCGATCCGGAGGAAGCCGCCTACCTGCAAGGCCTTATCGCCAAGTCCACCGCGGCTCTGAATCTCAAGCGCAAGTACCGCCACTGA